DNA sequence from the Leptospira limi genome:
GTTTTTCCTGGGAAAAATCGAACGGGAAATTCAGATGGTGAAATTCTCTTTTTACGAATCAAATTTCCATTCGTAGTATAAAACTGAAGTTCTGAATCCACAGCCGCCACAACAAATTGATCACTCGCAAAAATGGATTGGTAAACACCTACTTGTTTTGTTTTGATTTTTTCCCATACCAATTTCCCATCTTTATAAAACTGAAATGAGTCTGGTGTTTGCAAAAATAGATTCCCATCGTTACTTGTAGCCAAATACAATTGATGTGGGTAAAATTTGGCCAGTGGAAATTCTTCTACAACTTTACCTTTTTCATCTAAGATTAGGATCCAATCTTTATCATTCACCGAAAAATGAACCGATACAAATCGACCATCGGGTGAGATAGACAAAGATTTAAAAAATGAATTTTCTTTCTCTTTCGATAAATCAAATCCATATTTTAAATTGGCCTTTTCATCCAATCTGTAAATTTCTCCACCAGAAAACAATACAACACAACCTTTGTTCTTAGTATCAAATCGGTAATCAGTCAAAAACCTGCCATTTAATTCTTGTTTACCGATTCTATTTCCGCTTTCATCGAGTAAAAATACTGTGTTATTATCTCCTGATAGATACAAAACAGGTGATGCATAATAACCACTACGAGGGTATGAATTGATTGGCTTTTTCCAAAACAACTCGCTGCTATCTGAAAAAAAGTTAACTTCATCTCCAATTTTTTCATACAACAAATACCCATTCCCTAATAATGGGAAATCGATTAGGTATTTAGGGTCAATTTCTGGGCGGGAACTTGTTTTGAAGGAATAAAACTGTTTGTTGTATAAATAACCATTGATTGATTTGACTGGATCTTCTCCGAGCTTCGGAGGATTGGTACCAAATTTTCCTTCCAAATTCCAAATCCAAGTTTCACGAATACTCGGAACAAAATTCAAATCCACATCCCAACTAAAATAGAACAATAGAAAAAAACCGATGGAATAGAATATGTTTTGAAGCATAAATTATATAACCTTACTTTTTAAAGATTGGTAAATCAAAAATATTGCAGTATTACTTGCATTTTCACGAATTGCTTCTCTGTTACCAGGAAACACATAACGGTGCACTGTGATCTGACCATTTGGTTCTTTGATACCAATACAAACTGTGCCTACAGGTTTTCCATCACTACCGCCATCTGGACCCGCAATCCCTGTGATGGATATTCCATAATGTGTTCCTGTTTTTTGGCAAAGTCCATCCACCATCGCTTTTGCCACTTCTTCACTCACGGCACCATATGTGTTAATCGTCTCGATAGGAATCCCAAGTAAATTGGATTTCATCTCATTCGAATACGTTAAAAAACCACCCATAAAATAGGAACTAGAACCAGGTTGTTCTGTCATTTTTTTGCCGAGTAATCCACCAGTACAACTTTCCACAACAGAGATTGTCAATTGAAGAGCTACTAAGCGATCATGTACATTACTAAACACATCGTCTGAAATGATTTTTGGATATTGAGTTTCCAATCGATTGATGATTTGATCCAGTAAATTTTGATTTGTAGATTGGAATATACATTTAATATAACCTCGGTTAGCCGTAACACCCCATTCCGCTTCCTTAAAGAATTCATCCCGATTGGGTTCTATAAAATCATTTTGGAATAATGATTCGCCAATGTTCCACAACCATTTTGTTTTTTGGAGTAAGTTTTCCCGAGGGTAAAGTTTTTTCAGTTCAGGAACTAACCTACGTTTAAACATTTCAGTCATCTCGGAAGGAACTCCTGGCATACATACCAAATAGGAATTTTCTCCTATGGATTCTACAAATCCTACAGCAATGCCGACTGAGTTGTCTAAAGTTTTACATCCTTCGGGAACAAATGTCTGGCGAAATACATTGGGAAGGATATCTTTATATTCCTTTCCTCTTGATTCATAAATTTTTGTGAGACGAAGTTTTGCTTTTTCGACAGAATAAGAAGTTTTTCCGGTTAATTTCAAAACCGTTTCCAAAGTATAATCGTCTTCTGTTGGGCCAAGGCCACCTGTCATGATTGCAAGCACCGGTTTTTCTTTTGCGAGAGTTTGTAGTGATTGTAATTCAGAAAAAATCAAATTTGGATCATCAGGCAAAGTGATAAACTTTTTAACCTTCCAACCAAGTTCAAACAATTGATTCGCAATCCATCCAGAATTTGTATCTAGACTACGACCAGCGGTTAACTCAGATCCAGTGGAAAGGATTACAATAAAAGGTGACATCATCCTTATACTTCTTCTTTGGACATTTTTTCAGGTGAAGAGATTCCAAGAAGTTCTAAACCAGAAGCAATTGCCAATTTTGTAACATAGATCAGTAACAATAATTGTTCTCTTTCCTCACCTACTTTCTCTTTGATGCGGTTATCTTTATGAGAATAAAATTTAGTAAATGCCTTACTCAGTGATTGGAGATAGTTTGTTAGGCGATGCGGTTCGAGATGCGTTGCTGTATCATACACTTCTTCCTG
Encoded proteins:
- a CDS encoding nicotinamide-nucleotide amidohydrolase family protein, with the translated sequence MSPFIVILSTGSELTAGRSLDTNSGWIANQLFELGWKVKKFITLPDDPNLIFSELQSLQTLAKEKPVLAIMTGGLGPTEDDYTLETVLKLTGKTSYSVEKAKLRLTKIYESRGKEYKDILPNVFRQTFVPEGCKTLDNSVGIAVGFVESIGENSYLVCMPGVPSEMTEMFKRRLVPELKKLYPRENLLQKTKWLWNIGESLFQNDFIEPNRDEFFKEAEWGVTANRGYIKCIFQSTNQNLLDQIINRLETQYPKIISDDVFSNVHDRLVALQLTISVVESCTGGLLGKKMTEQPGSSSYFMGGFLTYSNEMKSNLLGIPIETINTYGAVSEEVAKAMVDGLCQKTGTHYGISITGIAGPDGGSDGKPVGTVCIGIKEPNGQITVHRYVFPGNREAIRENASNTAIFLIYQSLKSKVI